A section of the Primulina eburnea isolate SZY01 chromosome 1, ASM2296580v1, whole genome shotgun sequence genome encodes:
- the LOC140811141 gene encoding uncharacterized protein, with translation MVNKRIQKLLQNTRGRSRRAESSNRGLNGENESQVVTPPHSPSETPNTELELQHNVEHGEEGSSQRSQNTRGRTVMRDVHSLGPNDLLVVRFNERGQPYGEMQPTLSNFVGTIARNGNLLPLSFLDWRKIPKNRLDLAWGSVTARFCIPTRHRNIVMQIMGAAWRRWRTEVKATSYDPNIPFDELLQIRPVPHKLTPEVWETLCDYWKKNERTSKINRENAHKKQRIHAQGRINIPTLEDKFFQENGVKPTRIELLELSCRSKKKGGAPIDDEAIRHEALLNEAVKRHLQDMPEGTDPRQVHEQAFREVFGPEHSGRVRCLGAGALPSQVFPEQYKRSHCQGYDTASDVTEKFKEMEEKIKDMEAREGAR, from the exons ATGGTGAACAAAAGAATTCAAAAGTTGCTTCAAAATACTAGAGGAAGATCTAGAAGAGCAGAATCAAGTAATAGAGGACTAAATGGTGAAAATGAATCACAAGTTGTAACACCTCCGCACTCTCCATCGGAAACACCAAATACTGAATTGGAGTTACAACACAATGTTGAGCATGGCGAGGAAG GTTCATCTCAAAGGAGCCAAAATACACGTGGTAGGACAGTGATGAGGGATGTTCATTCATTAGGTCCCAATGACTTATTGGTTGTAAGATTTAATGAAAGGGGCCAACCTTATGGAGAAATGCAACCCACGCTTTCAAATTTTGTGGGAACGATTGCTCGGAATGGAAACTTGTTGCCCCTTAGTTTTCTAGATTGGAGGAAAATACCTAAGAATCGTTTGGATCTTGCGTGGGGATCTGTAACT GCACGTTTTTGTATCCCTACTCGCCACAGAAATATTGTGATGCAAATCATGGGAGCTGCATGGAGGCGATGGAGGACCGAAGTCAAGGCAACGTCTTATGACCCAAATATTCCTTTCGATGAGCTTTTGCAAATTCGTCCTGTCCCTCATAAGCTGACACCCGAGGTTTGGGAAACCTTATGTGACTATTGGAAGAAGAATGAG AGAACTTCAAAAATTAATAGAGAAAATGCTCATAAAAAACAAAGAATTCATGCACAAGGACGCATAAATATTCCAACTTTGGAAGATAAATTT TTTCAGGAGAATGGCGTAAAACCTACTCGTATTGAACTATTAGAATTAAGTTGTCGCAGTAAAAAGAAAGGAGGTGCTCCTATTGATGATGAAGCTATACGACATGAG GCTTTGTTGAATGAGGCTGTGAAGCGCCATCTCCAAGACATGCCGGAAGGAACAGATCCAAGACAAGTGCATGAACAAGCATTTCG CGAGGTGTTCGGGCCTGAGCATTCTGGGCGAGTTCGATGTTTAGGAGCTGGTGCACTGCCTAGCCAAGTTTTTCCTGAGCAATATAAGCGTAGCCATTGCCAAGGATATGACACTGCTTCGGATGTTACAGAAAAGTTCaaggaaatggaagaaaaaataaAGGATATGGAAGCCAGGGAGGGAGCGAGATAA